The sequence ATCCTCCAGAACAGGTAAAAGGCGTTGATCGATTTCAAACGATACGACTTTTTTTGCTTCGCGGGCTAAATGTTCTGTCAACGCACCTATCCCAGGTCCAACTTCAATCGCTCCACTATTTTCCGTTAAATTAGCGTGACTTACGATATTACGTAAAATATTCGGATCGATTAAAAAGTTTTGTCCTAAGCTCTTTTTGAATGAAAATCCGTATTTTTCTAAAATCTCTTTTGTACGTACCGGTGTAGCAATGTCTTTATGCATGCGTATCCTCCTGATCTAATTGCGAAATTGCCTCTGCAAACTGCTCGATTGTTATTTGAAACATCATCAACCGTTTATGAAGCTGTTTGCCGTTTGTCATTCCTATATTTAAAATTTCCCCTAACTGATCCCGACGTTTTTTTGATTGCGGGTGTCCGATCAGTTTAGCTGTCATTAAATCTTCCAATGTAATTCTTTCTTCAATTTGGGAATCCGCCAATGTATAAACATTGCTTAACGCTTCACGGATATCCTCATCGTTTGCGTGTTCAATCCCTAAACCTTTGCCGTTTTTGGCAATTGTTTTCGCCTTTGCTAAAAACGCGTGCTTCACACCTGGTATTCGCTCTTCTATAATTGCGCGAATACGGCGGCCCGGGTAATCAGGATCCGTAAATACAATGACGCCTCTCTTTTTCTGGGCATGTGCAATACGGCGCAGTACTTCATCTGAAATTGCAGATCCGTTTGTTTCTATAGTATCTGCTCCTGTCGCACGCTTAATCGCTGTTGTATCGTCTTTTCCTTCAACAACAATAATCTCTTGTATATCCAAGAAACGTTCCTCATTTCTAACTTAGTCTTTCGCTATTTTACCATAGATTGCACTTTGTTACCGCTGTGCTAACTTCAAGAACAAAAGTGCTAAAGCGCCCGTTTAGCTCCGACAGACATTGGAGGGCCCGACGCAAAAGTAAACGCTTCACCACTTTTGCACGAGGGACCTAATGGTGCAAGGAGCTGGCACTTTAGCCTAGGCGGGGACAAAACTTTCTTACAAAGTTATACCCAATGCTAAAATCTATATTTCCTTCACAATGAAAAAAGCTCCCTCGCCATCAGTCAAAAAGCGAGAAAGCCGATATACATTTTGGATTGTTGATTAAATAATACAACTGAATATCAATTACACCTCGGCGTAATTGCATCCAAATTTTTTAGGCATACATAATGCGGGTCAGTGAGTCGTTGCCACAACATATGAGATGAAGGCTGACTTCATTGTCCCTTTAGAAAGTCTGTGCCATCCGCCAAGGAGCTCCCCTTCATTCAGCGGGCTTTTGAAACCCCAGCTGAAACGAACAGAACAAGCATTCATCAACCAAATAAAAGTTGAATGTTCTCTGTCCTTGCTGCCATTCTTTCGGTATAAAAAGAATTTGCCGCATGGCGATAAAATTTAGTTCAGTACTTTAATACGTACTTTTTTACGTCCCCAGCTTTTCGCTTTGGATGTTGTCGGCACTAAAACATCGATTTTTTTACCTTTTATAGCACCGCCTGTATCAGCAGCTACAGCATTCCCGTAGCCTTCAACCCATACTTTAGTTCCTAATGGAATAACTTTAGGGTCTACTGCAATGACCTTCATATCCGGATTTGCGCGCAGGTTAAGACCTGCTGCCGAAATACCCGAGCAGCCTGCACAATTTGGTGTATATGCTGTTGCAGTTACATAGAACTCTTTCCCTGAACTTGGTTCACTAGATCGGGAAACATTTGCAGTGACAACTTTTGTCCCTACAGATACAACTTTTGTTTTTGGTTTTTTAGTAACTTTTTCAGAAGCAAGTTTTTTCGATACGACTTTACCATTCTCTTTAACGATAGAGTATGTACGTTCGACCTTACCTTTTCTACCTTCTGAAACAACTTTTTCTTTGCCCTTTAATAAAGAAGAATCATTTTTCTTTTCAACTGCGAAATCTACTGATTCTTCCACTACATCGGTAACCTTTTCTACGCGAACAACTGCGATTTTATCATTTGGAGCGATAACTTCCTCCAAACCTTTCTCGACACGATCCGATTCACCTAATTGAACCTCTTGTTGTTTTAAAAAGTTAGCGACCGTAGTCGAAGTGGACCATACTTGTCTCTCTTTTTTGCCATCGACAAGCGTTAACTGAAACGCTTTTTGAATATCGATTTTGTTATCGGCTCCTACTTCTGTATCTAAGCTTTGTGATACAAGATCATGCTCTGTTACTTCAATATTTGCTTCTTCCAAAATGTTCTTCACTACATTTTCAGTTGTCCAAACTTTAGACTGATTTCCATCAACTGAAATTACTACTTCTTTTGCCTGTTCCCATTCTATTGACATTCCACTATCAATACTGGTACTCAGTGAGGGTGATACTTTATCATATTTTGTATAATCTATATTTTGAGCTGTAAGTAGCTCATCAACCGTAGTTGCGTGTGTATAAATTTTTGTGGTCTCTCCGTCAGCTGTTAACGTAACGGGAGTTTTAGTTCCGTGGTATAGAACAAATGCAATTACAGATACAAACAGGACTACAGAAAGAATTCGGACCCCTGTTTGCTTACTCCTCAATGATCCTAAGAACTGGCTTTTCATGGATTGATTTGACATGAAAATAACGCCTCCTTAATACAAAGTTGGATTATACGTACTAGTTTTCATACTGTCAATAAAAAAGAATTTATCAAAAATTGGGCATTTTGCTTGAACTCGTACTGCAACTAGTATTGGAGGCGACTTATCATCATGAACCTTTTGCACTTAAAAAAACAATCCTAACGTAAAAATCCGCAATGAAATTCCACCGTTATTTTGACGTTTTTATCATTGAATTTTAAAAAAGCGCTTTGCATTTTCTGTTGTTTTATTAGCAACTTCTTCCACAGGCATTTCTTTCAGACGGGCAATCTCCTCTGCCACTAATGTAACGAATGCCGGCTCATTTCGTTTTCCTCGAAATGGGTGTGGGGCTAAATAAGGCGCATCTGTTTCAATGAGCAAATGCTCCAACGGAATTTCTGCTGCGACTTCTTTTGGCTGACGTGCATTTTTAAATGTTACCGGTCCTCCAAGACTAATCATGAAATTCATGTTTATGCATTCGCGAGCTGTTTCAACACTCCCGCCGAAACAATGCATAATCCCACCAACAGCAGCTGCGTCTTCTTCTTTTAAAATTTGCACGACATCTCCTGTTGCATCGCGATTATGAATAATAATTGGTAATTCGAGTTTTTTTGCCAATTGGATCTGCTTACGGAACCAATACTGTTGAACATCTTTCGGAGATTTATCCCAGTAATAATCCAGTCCCGTCTCACCAATTCCGACAACTTTAGGGTGCTTTGCCAGTTCTTCGATCCAATTTAAATACTCATCTGTACAATCAACTGCATCTACCGGGTGCCAACCAATTACTGCATAAATAAAATCGTAATCCTCTACTAGTTGCATCGCACGCTCTATCGTTTTTTTGTCAAAGCCGATGACAACCATCTTTTCAACGTTGGCTTCAATAGCACGGTCAATTACTTCCTGTAAATCTTCATCATACTGATCTGCGTTTAAATGGACATGTGTATCTATAAATGTGCTCATATTCATTTCTCCTATCGTGTATTGTACTCATAGATCATATTTCTTAGTTTTCAGTATTATTACATATAGATTACAAAATACATATTTATTATTGTATAAGCGTTAAAAATTGGGATATGAAGTGCCAAAAAACCACTTTACATCCTTTTTCAACCATATATAAATTATATTCAAATAGTTTTTTTATACTTTTTGTAAAATAATGAAAAAGTCTGCTGAACTTTTCCGGTCCAACAGACTCTTTCCCAATTACTTCACTTGTGCACCATTTGCTAATTTCGGATCAACAGTAGCCAACGTTAAAACTCCATCATGTGAGCCTGCTAAAATCATCCCTTGTGATAATTCGCCGCGCAATGTAACAGGTTTTAAATTGGCAACGACAATTACCTTTTTACCGATAAGCTCTTCAGGTTTATAATGCTCAGCAATACCTGACACAACTTGACGTTGTTCATAACCTAAATCAACCTGCAGCTTTAATAATTTCTTGGCTTTTGCTACTGGTTCACATGCCAATACTGTTGCAACACGTAAATCTACTTTCATGAAATCATCAATTGTAATTTCTTCTGTATCCGGTGCTTCAACTTTTGTCGTTTCCTCTTCCTGTACTGTTTTTACAGAGCTTTGCATTTGTTCACGAATGTAAGCTACTTCCACTTCTGTATCAAGACGCGGGAAGATCGGTGTTCCTTTTTCAGCAACTTTTATGTTTTTCGGAATAACATTACCGAATGTTTCAATTGTGTCCCATTGTAATGATTTTTCATCAAGACCTAATTGTTCAATAATTTGTTTTGGGGCATTTGTCATGAATGGCTGAATCATAACTGCAATATGACGTAAGCTCTCAGCCAAATTATTCATAACAGCAGCAAGTTTGTTTTTGTCGGCTTCCTCTTTTGCCAATACCCAAGGAGATGTTTCATCGATATATTTATTCGTACGTGAAACTAAACTCCATAATTCAGAAAGAACGACACTAAACTGCATTTTTTCCATACTTTCTTCATATCTAACACGTACATTCTCAGCATGTTCTTTTAATGCTGCATCAAATTGTGTAGCTTCCAAGTTTTCAGTAGGAATTACCCCATCGAAATACTTGTTCATCATGGAAACTGTTCTGTTTAAAAGGTTTCCTAAATCATTTGCTAAATCGAAGTTTGTACGCTCAACGAATGATTCAGGTGAAAATACACCATCTTGACCAAATGGCAGCTCACGCAATAGGAAATAACGTGTTGCATCCAAACCATATCGCTCGATTAACATTTCCGGATACACAACATTACCTTTAGATTTCGACATTTTTCCATCTTTCATCATAATGAAACCGTGTGCAAAAATTTTCTTTGGTAATGGTAAATCCAATGCCATTAAGAAAATCGGCCAATAAATTGTGTGGAAACGAACAATATCTTTCCCTACTACATGAACATCTGCCGGCCAGTATTTGTTAAATAGTTCTTCATTGTCAGAACCGTATCCTAAAGAAGTAATATAGTTCGATAATGCATCTACCCATACGTAAATGACATGTTTCGGATTCCCTGGTACTTTAATTCCCCAGTCAAATGATGTACGGGAAACAGACAAATCTTCCAGCCCTGGTTTAATAAAGTTATTGATCATTTCATTTTTGCGAGATTCCGGCTCAATAAACTCTGCATTATTTTCATAATATGCAAGCAAGCGATCTGAGTATTTCTTCATATTAAAGAAATATGACTCTTCTTTTACTTTTTGCACATCGCGTCCACAATCTGGGCACTTTCCATCGACTAATTGCGTCTCAGTATAATAAGACTCACAAGGTACACAATAAAGTCCTTCATACTCGCCTTTGTAAATGTCACCGTTGTCTAAAAATTTCTGGAAAATTTTCTCTACAGAATCTGTATGACGCGATTCAGTGGTTTGAATAAAGTCATTATAGGAAATATCCATAGTATTCCATAATTTCTTGGCACCTTCTGCAATTTCATTTACATAATCTTGTGGATGCATATTAGCTTCTTGTGCTTTTTCCTGAATTTTTTGTCCGTGCTCATCCATGCCTGTTAAAAAGCGGACATCAAATCCTTTTAGACGCTTATATCGTGCTATTGCATCAGATGCAACTGTCGTATATGCAGTACCGATATGGAACTTTCCACTCGGGTAATAAATTGGGGTTGTTATATAGAATGTTTGTTGTTCACTCACGAAAGTGCCTCCATTTGTTTGTTAAGTATAAGTCTTATTCTAACGAAGTACGAAAATTGTTTCAATGAAAGTTTATTGGAATTGAGATTTGTCGAATAATCTAAACTAATTCTTGGTAATTACTTAAATCATTCCGACTATTCTAAATATTCTATGGTAAAAATTTTTTATAATTTCCTTAAAAAGTACAAATATGACAAAAAAGTTTCCTAAACGAAGGAAATTTGAATGCTAAATTATTGACGTTTATGGTATTAATTGTTATGATTTTAACTAGATCAGGATGAATGTCGAATTTTGACGAATTAAATAACTTTTCTTATATAGGAGGAAATATTAATATGAAATCAACAGGTATCGTACGTAAAGTAGACGAATTAGGACGTGTAGTAATTCCAATCGAATTACGCCGTACATTAGGTATTGCTGAAAAAGACGCTTTAGAAATCTATGTGGATGACGACAAAATCATCTTAAAAAAATATATGCCTAACATGACATGTGCAGTAACTGGTGAAGTTTCTGATGAAAACATGCGTTTAGTAGGCGGCAAATTAATCTTGTCTTCTGAAGGTGCAGAAGCATTAATGAAAGAAATTCAAGAAAACTTAAAAAAATAATATCACTTATTTAAACAAATGAAGCGGTTACGCGTTCACTAGTTTATGTAAAGTAAAGTATTATTTTACCAAATGTAAAAAGCGTTGAAAAGTATGTTGACTTTTCAACGCTTTTTTATTGGTGATACGCTTGGTAAACGTCCCGTTTTGGTATGTTTCGTAATTTGGCTACTTCTTTAATGGCCTCTTTTGAAGATAATTGAGTTTCTTCTATTATATAAGTAACATGCTCATCCAATGACATTGTTGTCCAGTAAGCTTCTTCTTCATCTTCAATTTCACCTGAAGTATTACCTTCCAGCACGATACAGAACTCACCGCGAATTTCACTTTCACTTGCCCAAATGATCGCTTCTTCTATTGTGCCTCGCAAAAACTCTTCGAATTTTTTCGTTAATTCCCGTGCCAGTGTAATTTTTCGGTTACCTAATACGAGCTGTAAATCTTTTAATGTTTCCTTCAAACGATGTGGTGCTTCATAAAAGATCAGCGTTTCTTCTCGCTTCGACAATTTTTCCAGCTGTTCTCTGCGTTCCTTTTTACTTCGTTTTAAAAAGCCGAAGAAATAAAACGGCTGTGGGGAAAGACCTGATGCAATTAAAGCAGTTAAAGCGGCATTGGCTCCCGGAATTGGTACGACAGCAAATCCTTCAGCAATTGCTTTTACGACAATATCTGCACCAGGATCCGAAATACAAGGCAAACCTGCATCACTTACTAATGCAATGGATTTTCCTTCTTGCAAATAGCCAAGCAGTTTCTCGCCGCCTACTTCAATATTATGCTCATGATAACTAATAAGCGGTGTTTGAATATCGAAATAATTACAAAGCTTTTTCGTATTGCGCGTATCTTCTGCAGCAATAATATCGACTTCTTTTAAAATACGCAGTGCACGCATCGTCATGTCTTCTAAATTGCCAATTGGTGTTGCTACTAAGTATAGACAGCTCCCTTGTTCATGCTGGCTACTTTTTTGTGAATTCATCTGTAGCACTCCTTATATACTTTATTTTTTGGGGACGCTTTAATTGTTTAAATGCATATTCAGCAGACATTGCCTGCTGTTTTGTTTCAAATGTTTCAAAGTAAATACACGTTACTGGTCCGCGTGCTCGTGTATACTTTGCCCCCTTACCTGCATTATGTGTTGCAATTCGCTTCTCTAAATTATTCGTATAGCCTGCATATAGTGTATCATCACTACACTCTAACACATAAAAATAATGTTTAGTTTCCTTCTCCATATAAAAGTGCCCTCACTTCTGGCGTATACTCATTATTATCCTCATATACGTACAATGGTGGCAATACTTTTAAATCCGGCTTGCCGTCTTTAATTGCTTCTATCAGTAATGTATTCGCTTCTTTCCCGCGTTTCGGATAAACAAACTGAATACGCTTTGGCTCCAGCCGATTTGCACGCATCGCACTTACAATATCCAAAAGCCTGCCTGGTCTGTGTACAAAGGCCGCCTTTCCGCCCTGTTTTAACAGACGGCTTGTTGCTTCGATTGCCTCATCAAGCGTTAAATACAGCTCATGCCTAGCAATCGCATAATGCTCACTCGTATTTTTTTCGCTCAACTCATGCGCCAAAAAATAAGGAGGATTACATGTCACAACATCATATTTTTCAATACCAAGTGTTCCAGGTGCATCTTTCACATCACCAAGCTGCATGTCGATCTGTTGTGCCAAGTTATTGTATGCAATACTCCGTGTTGCCATATCATGCAACCTCGGCTGTAATTCTACACCTGTAATTTTTGCATTTGTCCGCGCACTCAAAAAGAGTGGGATGACCCCATTGCCTGAACATAAATCAATAATATGTCCTTTATTTTTCGGGACTTGTACAAATCGTGCCAGTAATACTGCATCCAATGAGAACGAAAAGACGGATGGGCTTTGAATAATTCGTAAATCTTCCGCCAGTAAATAATCTAATCGCTCATCATCCTTCAACCATTGTTCCACTATTAAATCCTCCACTTAACTGCTATTTTAAACAGTCTTTTCTAAACAAAAGACTGATATCTACTTTAGCAGATTCAGCCTTTTGTTTTAACCATTTTGTTTATTTAAAAATGATAGACAGAACAAACAATCTTCACCTTTACGTGAGCTTCCAAAATGCACGTGACATACATGGAAGCCTTCATTATAAAGCCTTGCTAAATTATCGTACCCTTCACCAATATCTACTGGTTCTTTTTTTAGCTCTTCTACTCGTTTACTTGCAGTTGCTTCATTCGCTAATAGTTCTTCTAAGCGCGTACGTAGGTGAAGGTTTTCTGTTTGAAGCGTCTGATGCTCCTCCATCATATGCGCAACAAATTGCTTAAGTGCGCTAAATTGCTGTTGCATTGATTCAAGCTGTTGTTCGAACTCCATAACAGTATCCAAAAAATTACGGTCCTTCACTCAAGCCACCCCATTAATTCTATCTATATCAGATTTTTCTCATATTGCATAAGCTCTTCAAGCGTATATTCAACCATACGCTCCTGCTTCGTCAAATATACTTGAATGAGTCGCTCTAATACATTTAATCCGACGACTTTGCCTTCGCCTTCTGGTGTCATTGATAAATCACCGATGTCTGGCATACCTTCTTTTGCAATTTCATAATCATCATTTTCGTATTTTAAACAACACATTAAACGTCCGCATAACCCGGAGATTTTTGTCGGATTCAGCGATAAATTCTGGTCCTTTGCCATTTTAATCGACACAGGCTCAAAATCACCTAAAAATGTCGAACAGCAAAGCATTCTTCCACATGGACCAATTCCGCCAAGCAGTTTTGCTTCATCGCGAACACCAATTTGACGTAGCTCGATTCGCGTACGGAATACACTAGCTAAATCCTTTACTAATTCCCGGAAATCTACACGTCCTTCTGCTGTAAAATAAAAAATAATTTTATTGCGATCAAATGTATATTCAACGTCAACGAGCTTCATATCCAACGAATGCTCAACAATTTTCGTATTCGCTAACTCAAAGGCACGTTTTGACTCAATAGTATTTTCTTCTACCTGGAAACGATCACGTTCATCGGCTGGTCGAACAACTTGTTTTAATGGTAAAACTACGTCATTCTCCCCGACTTGTCGCATTGGTACAACGACTTTGCCATACTCAATTCCCCGCGCAGTTTCTACGATTACATATTCGCCAACTTCCAAAATATAAGCGGCTGGATCAAAATAATATATTTTACCCGCTTTTTTAAAGCGAACTCCGACTACATTATACAAATGTATACCCCTCCTGAAGATTCAGCATAAGCTGTTCCATCAATAACGTACGATTCATATTACGATTTAAATTTGTACGGGCCTGCAAAATAGACTGCATTTGGCGTGATAGCTTCTCATATGTCAATACGAGTGCCATATCATTAAATCGTTGATACATATCGGGATACGTGCACTTTGCTTGCTGATTCGCTTTAATCGCTACAATATCACGGTAGGCAAACAGCAGCAAATCCAGTGCTAGCTCCATATCTTCTTTTTCTTTGAAGAGTGGAAGCCATTCTTCATGAATATATAATAGTGCTTCATGAACATTTTGATGAACAATCTCTACTAATTTTAACACTGTTTTTCGTGCAAGTACAAATTGCTCATCATTTGCCAGTGCAATAGCTGTTTCAAGATCATTTGTCACCATGCTTGTTGTCGATGCCATTGAAGTTGTAATTCCCTGTTCTACGAGCTGATCCATCAGCGTAGTACGAGGCGCCTTAGCAAATTTAATATGCTGACAACGAGAACGAATCGTCGGAATGATAGATTGGATTTGCTCGGTTAATAAAATCGCCACAACCTGTCCGTCCGGCTCTTCTAAAAATTTTAAAAGCATATTAGCAGAAGCAATATTTAATTTATCTGCATGATGAAGCACATAAATTTTCTTGCCTTCCTCTACACCTGTCATCTTCATTTCAGCAACTAAATCTCTTATTTGATCAATTTTAATAAATTGCCCATCAGGTTCTACTTGCCAAATATTCGGATGATTTCCCGAATCAACTCGTCTGCAATTTCGACATGTTTCACATGGAACATTTTCTGACAAATTTCCGCAAAGAAGAAGTTTCATAAAAAAAGAGACGACATCTCGTTTACCCGTACCTTTTTCACCTTCAAATATATAGGCATGTGCTAAACGATTTTTATCTACAATTGTTTGTAATTGCTTCATCACTACAGGTTGCAGCTTCGTAAGCTCTTCAATAGTTCGTGTCAATTCCCTCACCTTTTTCATTTCCTGCTTCTATTTATTTGAATGCCCCTATGTACAATTCAAACAATATATTTTCTGCTTGGAAAAATGCCCGTGTCTAGTGCACAACAAAGACACGGGCATTTTTTACATATACAGATTTATTAAAAGTCCCTTAATCTCGCCAATTTTCGCTAATAACTCAATAGACTCTTTTTCTTCATTTAAAATATCTTCTGCCAATTCGACAAGACGCTCATCAATTGTTTCGACAATTTTTAAGCGGCGACCTTCTCCAAAACGGTTCCATGTATGTGATTGCTTCGTCTCAAGTCCATAATCTACAGCTTCCTGTAAAAAACGTTTCACAAGCATTTTAAAGCGTGCTAGTTCACGTAAATTCCGTGATCGTGCTACTCGGTCTCCCGCTGTAGATATATCACCAATTAATCTCGTGAGCTGCTCTGACTGCATTTTGGACTCTTGCTTTACAATCATGTCACCAAAGCGATTTCCGTTTTGATTTGCCGGACGCAAATCATTGCGATTCGCATTTAAATTTGTTCGGAGATCTTGATTAATCTTCATTACCATTCGCCTCCAAGAAATAACGCCCCACTATACTTACTACCGAACTCGGCTTTATAAACGCAATAATGATGGCTGCGCAAATTTACCAATACCGACAGGGGCTTCAATTTCTTTCAGTCTGTTGAAAGAAATTAAAAATGATGGAATTGTTCGATTGGTAATACAAATACAATCGCTCCTCCAACTTCAACTTCAACAGGGTACGGGATGTAAGAATCTGCGTTACCCCCCATTGGAGATACAGGAGCAACCATTTGCTCACGTGATCGGCAGTTTTCACGAATAATATCTAATAACTTCGGAATTAAAGAATCATCCGTACCTATTAAAAATGTCGTATTCCCCGATCGTAAAAATCCACCTGTACTCGCTAATTTTGTCGCACGATAGTTGTTTTTTGTTAATGCATTCGATAAGCGGTTGCTATCTTGATCTTGCACTACTGCTACTACTAACTTCATCCGTACTCACCCCTTCATTGAATTGGTTCCTCTATTATATCATAAATAAAAGGTACACTTCATTTACTTTTACCCTAATAACGGATTTAAAATCCCCCACACTTCTTCAATCACCATTTCGATAGGCTGGTCGGCATTCACCATTTTAAAGCGCTCAGGGTATCGTCTCATTGCTTCCTCGTACCCTTCATATACTTTTTTATGAAATGCCAATCCTTCAGAATCTAATCGGTTAATTTCATCACTGCGCGTCGCATGAATACGTGCTAATCCTTTTTCAGGTGCAATATTAAAGAAAATCGTTACATCCGGAAGTCGCTTTCCTATCGCAAATTCATTAATAGAAAGTACATCATCGACTCCGATTTCCCGTGCATAGCCTTGATATGCCAATGACGAGTCAATAAACCGGTCGCATAATACATGCTTTCCTTCTTCCAATGCTGGTGTAATTTTTTCATAGAAATGCTGTGCCCGTGCTGCAGCGTATAATAATGCCTCTGTCCGCTCATGCATTTCTGTATGTGCCGGGTCTAAAATAACCGCTCGGATTTTCTCGGCGATTTCAATCCCGCCTGGCTCACGTGTTAGTAATGCCTCAATACGCTTTTCTTTTATACGCTCGCCAATTGCCTTTAATACACTCGTTTTTCCGGCACCTTCCCCGCCTTCAAACGTAATAAATAAATTCCTTTGCATTTTTATATTCTCCCTGCATCTATATTATGACTTGTATTAATTTCTCCTGTAATCGGTGATCTCCCTGGAACATTGCTCCGATAGCGAGTAGCTCCTCTAACTGACTAATTTGCGCTCCCGTAATTTTTTCACCTTGTACAAGTAATGGAATTCCAGGCGGATACGGAATAATTGTTGTAGCTGCAATTCGTCCAACAGCTCGCATGTAGGGAATCCATTCCTTTTCTGCCTTCTCTATTTCCTCAAAACTATACTCGGGTTGTGTAATCGTTATCGTTTCGAAGCTTTCGATTTCATCTGTATTTTCAATGCATGGGAAGTTTTTTAAATGTGTATATGCCTCTTTCATACGGTTACGTAAATCCGTAATTGAATATGAGTCTTCCTGCTTTAATAACGGTAAAATTAAAAGCACTTGTTTTGCATCTGCCAACTCTACAAAAACATGCAATTTCTCCAATGCTTCTTTTAATTGAAACCCTGTATAACCCGGAGCACGGACTAACAGTTTTAATGAATCATTCACTTCAACAACCTGTAAGTTCGTTGCCATTGTCAAAGACTCAATAAATTGCTGGCGTTTCTCTATAAAATACGCATAATCAGCTTCCGTATAATTCGTCACGTAACTTCTTGCATCATCTAGAGAAGCTAATAATAAGTACGATGGACTACTCGATTGTAACATACGTAAATAGCGGTTTACTTTCTGCTCGCTTACTAACGATGATGATTTCATATGTAAGAAGGAAGCCATTGTCATAGCGGGTAATGTCTTATGAGCAGACTGGACAACAATATCTGCACCTAGATCCAATGCTGAAGCGGGCAGCTCCTCCGATACGGTTAAATGTGCACCATGTGCCTCATCAACTAGAACCGGAATCTTATATGCGTGGCACAATTCTATTTGTTCCGCTAAATCGTTTGCTGTCACCCCGTAATAAGTCGGATACGTAAAAATAGCTGCTTTCGCATCAGGATAGCTCGCTACCGCTTGCTCTAATGTCTTTAGATCAATACAACCCGCTGTCTGACTTTTTATATCCCATTTTGGTGAAACATATACAGGATTCACTCCTACAAGTTCCAATGCATGAAAAATAG is a genomic window of Solibacillus isronensis containing:
- the rnmV gene encoding ribonuclease M5, which translates into the protein MDIQEIIVVEGKDDTTAIKRATGADTIETNGSAISDEVLRRIAHAQKKRGVIVFTDPDYPGRRIRAIIEERIPGVKHAFLAKAKTIAKNGKGLGIEHANDEDIREALSNVYTLADSQIEERITLEDLMTAKLIGHPQSKKRRDQLGEILNIGMTNGKQLHKRLMMFQITIEQFAEAISQLDQEDTHA
- a CDS encoding TatD family hydrolase, with translation MSTFIDTHVHLNADQYDEDLQEVIDRAIEANVEKMVVIGFDKKTIERAMQLVEDYDFIYAVIGWHPVDAVDCTDEYLNWIEELAKHPKVVGIGETGLDYYWDKSPKDVQQYWFRKQIQLAKKLELPIIIHNRDATGDVVQILKEEDAAAVGGIMHCFGGSVETARECINMNFMISLGGPVTFKNARQPKEVAAEIPLEHLLIETDAPYLAPHPFRGKRNEPAFVTLVAEEIARLKEMPVEEVANKTTENAKRFFKIQ
- a CDS encoding AbrB/MazE/SpoVT family DNA-binding domain-containing protein, with protein sequence MKSTGIVRKVDELGRVVIPIELRRTLGIAEKDALEIYVDDDKIILKKYMPNMTCAVTGEVSDENMRLVGGKLILSSEGAEALMKEIQENLKK
- the rsmI gene encoding 16S rRNA (cytidine(1402)-2'-O)-methyltransferase; the protein is MNSQKSSQHEQGSCLYLVATPIGNLEDMTMRALRILKEVDIIAAEDTRNTKKLCNYFDIQTPLISYHEHNIEVGGEKLLGYLQEGKSIALVSDAGLPCISDPGADIVVKAIAEGFAVVPIPGANAALTALIASGLSPQPFYFFGFLKRSKKERREQLEKLSKREETLIFYEAPHRLKETLKDLQLVLGNRKITLARELTKKFEEFLRGTIEEAIIWASESEIRGEFCIVLEGNTSGEIEDEEEAYWTTMSLDEHVTYIIEETQLSSKEAIKEVAKLRNIPKRDVYQAYHQ
- a CDS encoding GIY-YIG nuclease family protein, with translation MEKETKHYFYVLECSDDTLYAGYTNNLEKRIATHNAGKGAKYTRARGPVTCIYFETFETKQQAMSAEYAFKQLKRPQKIKYIRSATDEFTKK
- a CDS encoding G5 and 3D domain-containing protein, translating into MSNQSMKSQFLGSLRSKQTGVRILSVVLFVSVIAFVLYHGTKTPVTLTADGETTKIYTHATTVDELLTAQNIDYTKYDKVSPSLSTSIDSGMSIEWEQAKEVVISVDGNQSKVWTTENVVKNILEEANIEVTEHDLVSQSLDTEVGADNKIDIQKAFQLTLVDGKKERQVWSTSTTVANFLKQQEVQLGESDRVEKGLEEVIAPNDKIAVVRVEKVTDVVEESVDFAVEKKNDSSLLKGKEKVVSEGRKGKVERTYSIVKENGKVVSKKLASEKVTKKPKTKVVSVGTKVVTANVSRSSEPSSGKEFYVTATAYTPNCAGCSGISAAGLNLRANPDMKVIAVDPKVIPLGTKVWVEGYGNAVAADTGGAIKGKKIDVLVPTTSKAKSWGRKKVRIKVLN
- the metG gene encoding methionine--tRNA ligase, coding for MSEQQTFYITTPIYYPSGKFHIGTAYTTVASDAIARYKRLKGFDVRFLTGMDEHGQKIQEKAQEANMHPQDYVNEIAEGAKKLWNTMDISYNDFIQTTESRHTDSVEKIFQKFLDNGDIYKGEYEGLYCVPCESYYTETQLVDGKCPDCGRDVQKVKEESYFFNMKKYSDRLLAYYENNAEFIEPESRKNEMINNFIKPGLEDLSVSRTSFDWGIKVPGNPKHVIYVWVDALSNYITSLGYGSDNEELFNKYWPADVHVVGKDIVRFHTIYWPIFLMALDLPLPKKIFAHGFIMMKDGKMSKSKGNVVYPEMLIERYGLDATRYFLLRELPFGQDGVFSPESFVERTNFDLANDLGNLLNRTVSMMNKYFDGVIPTENLEATQFDAALKEHAENVRVRYEESMEKMQFSVVLSELWSLVSRTNKYIDETSPWVLAKEEADKNKLAAVMNNLAESLRHIAVMIQPFMTNAPKQIIEQLGLDEKSLQWDTIETFGNVIPKNIKVAEKGTPIFPRLDTEVEVAYIREQMQSSVKTVQEEETTKVEAPDTEEITIDDFMKVDLRVATVLACEPVAKAKKLLKLQVDLGYEQRQVVSGIAEHYKPEELIGKKVIVVANLKPVTLRGELSQGMILAGSHDGVLTLATVDPKLANGAQVK